Within the Bradyrhizobium cosmicum genome, the region AGCATTCGCGTCCGCGCAACATCCAACGGCGACATCACCGAGGTGCAGACCCTGATCCAGCACCCCATGGATACCGGCCTGGTCAAGGACGCCAAGGGCGAGCTGATCCCGGCGCATTTCATCCAGCAGTTGACCTTCGAATGTAACGGCAAGGACGTCTTCGTCGCCGATTGGGGCACCGCGGTCTCCAAGGACCCCTACGTCAAGTTCAGCTTCAAGGGCGCCAGGAAGGGCGACGACCTCAAGATCTCCTGGACTGACAACAAGGGCGGGTCGGATACGATCACCGCGAAGATCGCGTGATGAAGGCCCGCATCGCCCTCGTGCTCGGCTCGGTGAGCGCCGCGCTCGTTGCGCTCATCATCGCCTCGCCGCGCGTGATCGCGGCCGACAAGATCGATCCCGCGGCCGACGCCAAGGCGTTCCAGAACTTCTTCTTCCAGAAATTTCCCGATGTGAAGCGTGAGGATTTCGTCAACGGTCCGTATTCGATGAACGCGGATATGAAGCGGCAGTGGCAGGAGAAGGAAGAATTCCCGCCTTACGAGTTCGCGCTCGACGCCGGCAAGGAAATGTTCGCGACGCCGTTCAAGAACGGCAAGAGCTACGCCGACTGCTTCCCGAACGGCGGCATCGGCATTCGCCAGAACTATCCCTATTTCGACGAGAAGGAAGGCAAGGTCGTCACACTGGAGCTCGCGCTCAATCGCTGCCGCGAGGCCAATGGCGAGCAGCCCTATTCCTACGTCAAGGACGAGATGGCCTCGCTGACCGCCTACATGGCGTTCACTTCGCGCGGCAAGCCGATGGACATCAGGATTCCCGACGATCCCCGCGCGCTCGCGGCGTTCGAGAACGGCAAGCGCTATTTCTACACGCGGCGCGGCCAGATGAACTTCTCCTGCGCGAGCTGCCATGTGCAGAGCCCGGGCGAACGCATCCGCGCCGAGATCCTGGCGCCAGCCCTCGGCATTCTGAACGCGATGCCGATCTACCGCTCCGAATGGAGCGGCATGGGGACGACCAGCCGCCGCTTCGTCACCTGCAACAGCCAGACCCGCGCGGTTCCGCTGGAGCCGCAGGCGGACGAATATCGCGACGTCGAATACTTCCTCTCCTACGTCGCCAACGGCCTGCCGATCTCGGGGCCGGGAGCACGGCCATGAAGCGGTCACTTCCCCTCGCCATGTTGCTCGCCTTGAGCCTCGCGCCTGCCGCGAGCGCGGCAAACGAGGCGGATTACAAAGCGGCCTATACCGCTGCCGAAGCCGCCTCCAGGGAGGCAGCGGGCATGCGCAACCAGTGGACCGTGACCGTATCGGCGCTGGCGGCGGCGAAGCGCGCCGCGGACGGCGGCGATTTCGACCGCGCGACGACCGCTGCGAAGGAGGCCGAGGCGCTGGCGAAGGCGTCGATCTTCCAGGCCATGTCTGAAAAAGAAGCGTGGAAGGCGATGGAAATCCGCTAAGCTCAGATCTTGTGGAACCGTCGAACTGCCGAGAAGAGGCGCGGAGAATCTGGGATGGCGATCCGCCGCCGCGATTTCCTTAAGAATGCAGGCATTGTCGCAGCATCGCTGAGCCTGCCGAGACCGGCGCCTAGCGCCGAGACCGCGAGCATTTACGACCTCGAACGGTTCGGCAATGCGCGCATTCTGCACACCACCGACACCCATGCGCAGCTCAACCCGGTCTATGTCCGCGAGCCCAGCGTCAATATCGGCGTCGGTGAGATGGCGGGCCGGCCGCCGCATCTGGTCGGCCGCGCCTTCCTGGAGCGCTTCGGGGTCCGGGCCGACAGTGCCGATGCCTATGCCTTCAGCTGCCTTGAGTTCGAGAAGTCAGCGGCGCGCTTTGGCAAGCTCGGCGGCTTCGCCCATCTGAAGACGCTGATCGATCGGCTGCGGGGCGACGCCGGCGATGGGCGTTCGCTGCTGGTCGACGGCGGCGACCTCTGGCAGGGCACCGCGCTTGCCAACGTCATGCAGGGGCGCGACATGGTCGAGGTCGCCAATCTGCTCGGCATCGAGGCGATGACCGGGCACTGGGAATTCACCTATGGCGAGCAGGTGCTGCGCGACAATCTTGAGCGCTTCAAGGGCGAGTTTCTGGCACAGAACGTCTTCCTGACCGAGGAAGCGGCGTTCAACGATGCCCCCGCCTTCGACA harbors:
- the soxA gene encoding sulfur oxidation c-type cytochrome SoxA; protein product: MKARIALVLGSVSAALVALIIASPRVIAADKIDPAADAKAFQNFFFQKFPDVKREDFVNGPYSMNADMKRQWQEKEEFPPYEFALDAGKEMFATPFKNGKSYADCFPNGGIGIRQNYPYFDEKEGKVVTLELALNRCREANGEQPYSYVKDEMASLTAYMAFTSRGKPMDIRIPDDPRALAAFENGKRYFYTRRGQMNFSCASCHVQSPGERIRAEILAPALGILNAMPIYRSEWSGMGTTSRRFVTCNSQTRAVPLEPQADEYRDVEYFLSYVANGLPISGPGARP
- the soxZ gene encoding thiosulfate oxidation carrier complex protein SoxZ, with the protein product MASSIRVRATSNGDITEVQTLIQHPMDTGLVKDAKGELIPAHFIQQLTFECNGKDVFVADWGTAVSKDPYVKFSFKGARKGDDLKISWTDNKGGSDTITAKIA